The genomic segment CTTCGCCGCCGGTTGGGCGGGGTTCGGGACTTCCTACCCTGTCGACAGGAAAAAGTCGACAGGATGGCGCTACGGGGTTCTTCGACCGGAATGGTGAGTGCGAGTGGGGGGACCGTTCGACTGCCGGTCCGACCCCGCTGCGATGGAAGGCCGACGCATCCCCTGTTAACTCAACGACTTCTATGCACTGTAAGTAACCTGTGAACATAGCCTCCCGCTGTGAGAAAATGGCCGCAACCGATGTGCCCCGGATCTGAGGCGTTGAAACGATGGATGTTCCCCCCGAGCCCACCTCCACAGTCAGGACCGAGGCCTCGTCGTCTCTAAGTGAGAGCGCCCGCCTGGTTCGGGACATCGCCGCCGGACAGCCGGACGCAGAGCGCCAGTTTGCGTTGCGCTATATGCCCCCGGTGAAGGCCATGCTGACGGCGCGCCTGCGCGACGCCGATCTGGCCTCCGATATCAAGCAGGACGTGATGATTGAGGCTCTTTGCGCGCTGCGGCGGGGCCAGATTCAGGATCCCGAAAAGCTGACGCAGTTTGTGCTGGGGATTGCCCGCAACTGCTTGAATAATTACTTCCGTAGCAGCAAGCGGGTGGCTGCCGTGGAGCTGCCCGACGACATTCCCGACCTTAAAAACGGCGCATTCCACCGTGAAGAGATCGATCAGGAAAACCGCGCGCTCCGCGCCATCGAGAACCTGGACAAGCTCGACAGGGCGATCCTGCAGATGACACTGGTGGATGGACTTAAGCCGGGCGTGATTGCCACGCAGCTCCACATCAATCCGGACGTGGTCAGGCAGCGAAAGCTCCGCGCGACGCGCCGCGTAATCGATTTTCTAAAGAGGGAGTCACAAAATTCTCCCGGGCGCCACATTCAACCAGGGAGAGCATCATGAGCAACTGCATCGGAGCCCCCGCGAGAGAATGGCTGGAGCAGTACGTCGAAGGAACTCTGCCCGAGGCTGAAGCGGAAAGATTTGAAAACCATTACTTTGAGTGCCCTGTTTGTCTTGGGGAACTCCAAGCACTGCAGGCGGCACAGGAAGCATTGCGCCGTCATCCGGTCGCGATCGAAGCGCCGAAGCGTTTTTTTGAGTGGCCCACTGTCTGGCGCCCGGTTGCTGGCTTCGGGGCAGTAGCGGCTGCTCTGATCCTCGGATTCTTTGGATACCGCGTGATGGAGCATGCTCCGCAGACCGGCGGCAATGTGGCGGTCACGCAGCCTGCGCCGAGTGCCGTTCCCCCGGTACAGCCGAGTGCCTCCCAGGGTCAGCCGACGACGCAGGTTGCCGATCTGGCGTCAATTGCCGACCTGAGGTTACCTCAGTATCAGCCACCCGTGCTCCGCGATGGATCTGCGGAAAGCGCCTTCGAGCACGGGATGAAGCAGTACATCGCGGGCGATTGCGCGGGCGCGACGCAGACACTTTCCCAGGTGGACAAGAGTGGGCCGGACGGCCTGGCGGCGCAGTTTTACTCCGGCGTGTGCAGGATACATTCGGGCGATCTGCGCGGAGCTGCGAGCATCTTGCGTCAAGTGGCCTCAGCAGGTGACTCAGCCTATGAGGAATCGGCGTATTATTACCTCGCGCAGATTGCGCTGGCCGAATCGAATGCGGCTGAAGCGCGGCGCGATCTGAATCATGTAGTTTCGCTGCGTGGCGACCTGGTTCACCAGGCACGCAAGCAGTTATCAGAGATTCCCCCGACTGCGGGTAAGTAGTTAATTAGAAAATTAGCCGCACTAAAGCTGTCTTTGATCGAGACGGCCGGCGTGCGTTTTGAGACTGGCGGTTATGAGGTTGTTGATCCCCGTGGCCCGTATCTCGCACATTATCGCCCTGGTTCCGGCGCTGGTGCTGCCGTGTCTCGCGCAGCAGCCCGCTACGCCGGCTGCCGGCAATGCGACCGCCCCTGCCGCTGAAGCTTCGGAGGCGGGGCAGGACATTGCCGCCGCTCGCGCGAAGCTGGCGAAAGTAGAAGCCGCAGGCAAAGGCGACACAGTCGAATTGGCGCAGGCACTCAATGACCTTATCTCAACTCAACTTGATGATTCACGGGCATCGAAGGAGACGCTTGAGTTGGCTGAGCGCGAGCTGAAGGTGGCTGAAGCCGCAGCGGGCAAGCGCAGCAAGGCTTATGTGGCCGCCCTCTCCGACGCCTCAGAGGTGAGGGTGGCGCTGGGCCGCCATGCCGAGGCACGGCCCTACGCTGAGAAGGCGCTGGAGATTGCGCAGAAGGAGTTTCCCGATGCGGAAGAGGGGATTAACGCATCGGATGAGCTAGCTTACGTTTGCCTGTATCTGAACGATCTGCAGTGTTCAAAGCATGCCGAGGAAGCGGCGATCGCAATTGAACGCAAGCCGGGGCCGGATCATGACTGGGACCTGGCTTATACGCTCTCAACGTATGCCGAAGTCCTGCGCCGCATGGGGGATGAAAAGGGATCGGGCGCAGCGGCGGAAGAGTGCCTGGCCGCGGCGCTGCGCTCCAAACCGGACGATCCGCACGTGGGCGTCTTTGAGAATTCGCTGGGCTCGCACTACATGCGGGCAGAGGATTTTCCGCACGCGATCGTTCATTTCAACGCCGCCTCCGAGCGCCTGAGCAAGACCTACGGGCCGCACAGCGCGTGGGTGATGGATGTAGCCGGCAACCTGGCAAGCGTGTACAGCCGGAGTGGCGATTTCAAGCAGGCCTGGCCGAAGTACGAGTTTGCGCTCCAAAACAGGAATTCGCCCTACGACGACAGGGCCGACCAGCACGCGGACTTCGCGCGGTCACTGGCTTCCGGAGGCAGCTTGCAGCGGGCGATTGATGAAGCCCTGGTGGCAAGCCGCATGGGACGTGAGAGCTTCACGCTTCAGGCGCGTGTGTTGCCGGAGCGGCAGGTGCTTGCATACGCGCAACGGCGCGCGAAAGGACTGGACACAGCGCTGTCAGTGGTTGCGCGCCATCCGGACCTGCCAACGGCCGCCGTATATGACGAGATGGTGCGGTCGCGCGCGCTGGTTGCGGATGAGATGGCGCGGAGGCAGCGGAATCTGAATGCCTCAAACGATGCTGAGACTGCGCGCCTGATAAGCGAATTGAACGGAGCGCGTGCCGATCTGCTGGAGTTGGAGCGGCATCCGGAGAAGTCAGGCGGGGATGCGGCGATCTTCGCTGCGCGCACGCGGATGGAGAAGATTGAGCGCGAGCTCGCCGAACGCGTTGCCGTCGTACACGAGGACGAGGCGGTCAACTCGGCCGGACTTGAGGAGTTGCGGCATGCCCTTCCGCCACATTCCGTACTGGTTTCGTACTGGGCATTCAGCCGCCGCGTTGTGGACAAGGTGGACTCGCACCACTTCGACACACCCGCTTATCTCGCCGTGGTGGTGCAGCCGGAATCGCCGAACGCACGAGTCATCGACCTGGGCGATGCCAAGCCAATTGAAGACGCGGTCAACCGCATGCGTGCCTCAGCAAACGCGGAAGCACACGGCGGCGGTGTAGGCTCCGCACGCAATGAGCGCGCATATCGGGAGGCGGGCGCAGATCTGCGTAAATTGGTTTGGGATCCGCTGCACGCGAGTGTGGGTAGCGCCGAGCTGGTCATCCTGGTTCCTGACGGCATGCTCGATCTGGTTCCGTTTGCTTCGCTGCCCGACGGCGCAAGCTATTTGGCGGAACGCAAGCAGGTCATTCACACGATATCGAGCGAACGCGATTTGCTGACGCAGTATCAGCCGGTGCATCGCTCGGGGCTTCTGGCTTTTGGCAGCCCGCAGTTTGATGTCGCTCAGAATAACCTTGCCCAGAACACGCCGCCGCCGCCGTCGGCTGAGCGGCTTCGCAATGCGTCGATCCCCTGCGATGCGCTGCAGCAGGTGGAGTTCGGGCCGCTGGAAGGCGCGGCTTTGGAATTGCGCGAGATCGATTCGACGTGGCACCGCTGGAATCCCGCTGAACCAGCCGCGCTGATCACCGGCGACCAGGCTACGCGCGCACGGTTCCTTCAGGATGCGCCGCGCTATCGCGTTCTGCACGTGGCGACGCACGCGTTCGTGCTCGACCGCAGGTGCGGGGACGACAATCCGCTGCTGCACTCGGGTCTGGTGTTTGCAGGCGCCAATCGCGATCGCGGAGCGTCGATTTTGACCGCGCAGGAGATTGCCTCGCTGGATTTGAGCGGCGTGGAATGGGCTGTGCTTTCGGCGTGCAACACCGGCACGGGCGTGCTGATTGATGGCGAGGGCGTGCTAGGGCTGGAGCGGGCCTTCCGCATTGCCGGCGCTCGCAACGTGGTGATGACGCTTTGGCCGGTTGACGATCGGATTACGGCGCGGTTCATGCGGCATCTTTATGGGGAACGGCTGGAGCAGCATGCGTCAACCGCTGAAGCTGTGTGGGACTCGACCCGCAAGATGCTCGACGAGCGGCGAGCGGCGGGCAAAAGCACGCATCCGTGGTACTGGGCGGGCTTTGTGGGGTCGGGCTGGGACCCCGATGAATCCGCATCCGAGTCTCTCGCGAGAAAATAGTGGAATGACCGCGAAAGCCCCGTTCAGGTTCTCGATCTTCCTTCTTGCCTTTGCCCTCGTTGCTGCGAACATTTGCGCGCAGGATTCGGCAGGCGATATCCGCCCCGCTCCTTATCAGACCGCGTGGCAGGATCTCGAATTCGGCGTCATCATTCACTTCTCTACGAACACGTTCCTCGATCGCGAGTGGGGTGATGGCACCGCTGCGCCATCGACGTTCAATCCGACTGCGTTCGATCCCGATCAGTGGATGAAGGCTATTCATGATTCGGGCGCGAAGTATGTGGTGCTGGTGGCGAAGCATCATGACGGTTTTTGCCTCTGGCCCACGCAACAGACCTCATACAGCGTGAAGAACAGCCCCTGGCGCGACGGCAAGGGCGACGTTGTGGGCGAGGTGGCGAAGGCGGCGCGCAAGTATGGCTTGAAGTTTGGCGTGTATCTGTCGCCGTGGGATCGCCATGATCCGCGGTACAAGGATTCTGCTGCATACGACCGCTACTACAATGATGAGCTATCGGAACTGGCCTCGAACTACGGGGACCTCGTGGAGTTCTGGCTCGATGGCGCGGGCAGCGAAGGCCACGTTTACGACTTCAAGAAGATCATCGAGACGCTGCGCACGTATCAGCCCAACACGATCGTCTTCGCCGACACAGGCCTGTTCGAGTATGGCGATGCGCGCTGGGTGGGGAATGAGGCCGGCGTGGTGAGCTATGAGAACTGGAACGTGATCGACAGGCACGGCTATCGGCGCTGGCGTCCCGTTGAATCCGACACGCCTCTGCGCAAGCTGCACTGGTTCTGGCATCCGAATGATGAATCGTCGCTGAAGTCTCTGCCCGAACTGCTCGACACCTATGACAAGACGGTCGGGCGTGGAGCGCAACTCATGCTGGGCCTCGCGCCGGACAACCGCGGCCTGCTCCCGGAGAACGACGTGGCGCGGCTGAAGGAATTCGGCGAGGCTCTTCAAAAGCGCGCGCAGGGCAACTTGGCACTGCATCACGGAGCCGGCGGCGATAACGTCTCCGCTGCGTCCGATGGCAATCCTGATACGTTCTGGTCAGCACCTGAGGGATCGCACCATGCCGTGCTGGAACTTTCTTTCGATCACCCCATCACCTTCGATCACGCGCTTACGATGGAATGGTTGAACGATGGCCAGCACGTGCAGAAGTACGCGATTGAAGTGTGGAACGACAAGCAGCGCGCCTGGACACCGGTCGCGAGCGGCGAGGCTATCGGTCACAAGAAGATCGACGCGTTCACGGCTGTGACCGCATCGCGCGTGCGGCTCAATATTCTTTCCAGTACCTCTGAGGCGCACATTCGCGAATTTCAGCTCTTCAACTGGAGTGCAGTGCAGTAAAACGGATGTGACGTTGTTTTCGGGCAAATACCCATGAATGGTCGAATCCTCTCTGCGTGCCTCTGCCTCTCTGCTTTCACCTGCGCTGCCGCACTCGCGCAGCAAGCAGGTGTTCCCGATCTCAGCAAGCGGCAGACGGCCGCGCCGGGGGATGCTCCTGCGGACGCAGGCCCGCTGGCAAGCGACTTGTCGCCGGCGATGACGAAGCGTGACATCGCCAAGGCGGTGCAGCGTGTTGCCGACTGGCAACTGCAGCGGCTTCCCGCGGAAGCGCAGTACGACTGGACCTTCGCCGCGCTGTATGCGGGGATGATGGCGGTACCTACGGACGTCTCCGGCGACAAGTACCGCACAGCGATGCGGCGCATTGGAGATGAGCTCGCGTGGCAGCCTGGACCGCGCATTTTGCATGCCGACGATCAGGCTGTGAGCCAGATGTACCTTGAGCAGTACATGCTCACAAAAGACGAGCGCATGCTGGCGCCCACGCGCACGCGCATGGATGCGGAAATCTCCACTGCCGACGACGGCACGAAGCCGCTGTGGTGGTGGTGCGACGCGCTGTTCATGGCGCCGCCGGTGCTCGCCGATCTGGCCGCGATTACCCACGACGACAAGTACTGGCAGTTCATGGATCATCAGTGGCACATCACCGACAACCTGCTCTATGACAAGGACGAGCATCTGTTCTCGCGCGATCTCACCTTCATGGACAAGCGCGAGAGGAACGGCCGCCGGATCTTCTGGTCGCGCGGCAATGGGTGGGTGATGGCGGGATTGGTGCGCGTGATCGATCGCATGCCGGCTGACTCACCGCTGCGCGCGAAGTACGTTGCGCGCCTGCAGCAGATGGCTGCAGCGGTCATCAAGGTGCAGGGAGCCGACGGCC from the Occallatibacter riparius genome contains:
- a CDS encoding RNA polymerase sigma factor, yielding MDVPPEPTSTVRTEASSSLSESARLVRDIAAGQPDAERQFALRYMPPVKAMLTARLRDADLASDIKQDVMIEALCALRRGQIQDPEKLTQFVLGIARNCLNNYFRSSKRVAAVELPDDIPDLKNGAFHREEIDQENRALRAIENLDKLDRAILQMTLVDGLKPGVIATQLHINPDVVRQRKLRATRRVIDFLKRESQNSPGRHIQPGRAS
- a CDS encoding zf-HC2 domain-containing protein; the protein is MSNCIGAPAREWLEQYVEGTLPEAEAERFENHYFECPVCLGELQALQAAQEALRRHPVAIEAPKRFFEWPTVWRPVAGFGAVAAALILGFFGYRVMEHAPQTGGNVAVTQPAPSAVPPVQPSASQGQPTTQVADLASIADLRLPQYQPPVLRDGSAESAFEHGMKQYIAGDCAGATQTLSQVDKSGPDGLAAQFYSGVCRIHSGDLRGAASILRQVASAGDSAYEESAYYYLAQIALAESNAAEARRDLNHVVSLRGDLVHQARKQLSEIPPTAGK
- a CDS encoding CHAT domain-containing protein, encoding MRLLIPVARISHIIALVPALVLPCLAQQPATPAAGNATAPAAEASEAGQDIAAARAKLAKVEAAGKGDTVELAQALNDLISTQLDDSRASKETLELAERELKVAEAAAGKRSKAYVAALSDASEVRVALGRHAEARPYAEKALEIAQKEFPDAEEGINASDELAYVCLYLNDLQCSKHAEEAAIAIERKPGPDHDWDLAYTLSTYAEVLRRMGDEKGSGAAAEECLAAALRSKPDDPHVGVFENSLGSHYMRAEDFPHAIVHFNAASERLSKTYGPHSAWVMDVAGNLASVYSRSGDFKQAWPKYEFALQNRNSPYDDRADQHADFARSLASGGSLQRAIDEALVASRMGRESFTLQARVLPERQVLAYAQRRAKGLDTALSVVARHPDLPTAAVYDEMVRSRALVADEMARRQRNLNASNDAETARLISELNGARADLLELERHPEKSGGDAAIFAARTRMEKIERELAERVAVVHEDEAVNSAGLEELRHALPPHSVLVSYWAFSRRVVDKVDSHHFDTPAYLAVVVQPESPNARVIDLGDAKPIEDAVNRMRASANAEAHGGGVGSARNERAYREAGADLRKLVWDPLHASVGSAELVILVPDGMLDLVPFASLPDGASYLAERKQVIHTISSERDLLTQYQPVHRSGLLAFGSPQFDVAQNNLAQNTPPPPSAERLRNASIPCDALQQVEFGPLEGAALELREIDSTWHRWNPAEPAALITGDQATRARFLQDAPRYRVLHVATHAFVLDRRCGDDNPLLHSGLVFAGANRDRGASILTAQEIASLDLSGVEWAVLSACNTGTGVLIDGEGVLGLERAFRIAGARNVVMTLWPVDDRITARFMRHLYGERLEQHASTAEAVWDSTRKMLDERRAAGKSTHPWYWAGFVGSGWDPDESASESLARK
- a CDS encoding alpha-L-fucosidase gives rise to the protein MTAKAPFRFSIFLLAFALVAANICAQDSAGDIRPAPYQTAWQDLEFGVIIHFSTNTFLDREWGDGTAAPSTFNPTAFDPDQWMKAIHDSGAKYVVLVAKHHDGFCLWPTQQTSYSVKNSPWRDGKGDVVGEVAKAARKYGLKFGVYLSPWDRHDPRYKDSAAYDRYYNDELSELASNYGDLVEFWLDGAGSEGHVYDFKKIIETLRTYQPNTIVFADTGLFEYGDARWVGNEAGVVSYENWNVIDRHGYRRWRPVESDTPLRKLHWFWHPNDESSLKSLPELLDTYDKTVGRGAQLMLGLAPDNRGLLPENDVARLKEFGEALQKRAQGNLALHHGAGGDNVSAASDGNPDTFWSAPEGSHHAVLELSFDHPITFDHALTMEWLNDGQHVQKYAIEVWNDKQRAWTPVASGEAIGHKKIDAFTAVTASRVRLNILSSTSEAHIREFQLFNWSAVQ
- a CDS encoding glycoside hydrolase family 88/105 protein, which produces MNGRILSACLCLSAFTCAAALAQQAGVPDLSKRQTAAPGDAPADAGPLASDLSPAMTKRDIAKAVQRVADWQLQRLPAEAQYDWTFAALYAGMMAVPTDVSGDKYRTAMRRIGDELAWQPGPRILHADDQAVSQMYLEQYMLTKDERMLAPTRTRMDAEISTADDGTKPLWWWCDALFMAPPVLADLAAITHDDKYWQFMDHQWHITDNLLYDKDEHLFSRDLTFMDKRERNGRRIFWSRGNGWVMAGLVRVIDRMPADSPLRAKYVARLQQMAAAVIKVQGADGLWRPGLLDPDSYPLPEISGSAFITYALAYGVNHKLLPAATYSPVIHKAWAGMLKHIFADGRLGCIQPVGAAPAPLSQTSSYVYGVGAFLIAGSEMYSTAR